The following proteins come from a genomic window of Triticum aestivum cultivar Chinese Spring chromosome 6A, IWGSC CS RefSeq v2.1, whole genome shotgun sequence:
- the LOC123128409 gene encoding uncharacterized protein isoform X2, whose product MTELDHDEGTMEVKSRASLKDPSVNIPVKFDFNKFQEDIFQEYALIARSMPNDIITQDPTPKSLHAVFYELSPQLWPILEKDSVRCLLNFLVSKRGMTWKHTITSQTLTYMISYDALRCAKVILEGKAPRLNGHHANPNCINPYGYFPLHEAAERFSVDMIKLLFRHGASASVRTVGDNIIENLLPLHVAVENTCLHKYLEDNLFPYQNHWDYIYKIIHLLCMPEMKIFLDTVRLLAERTDNLVDEIWNYVKDGKLVQSAVLLLSAQAQIRGGCSSKRNGNNKRDGFDIIMCHIVRHLVTLRSENKNTNTRKLREEERIFMEFTGLLVDIVSQAGEALSAYIQAHSKAPHMEVLERVSSILKEYGFCPTGEIVDVKNLCPYNCVMSDEELYHQGLMNSTKGGAAEEVHAAEKYLPKGWDNTFTRRKFFPYWRSVLQARAFLRVYPAYATADASRPTVPTPVPGHKLPSLGKAPQLLSNRQSRRLFGTDASAARSALGYEELRCPRGSSMDRTPSQNHNLSLLEELHKQQIIMVNLEDSLVLLRPSS is encoded by the exons ATGACGGAATTGGACCACG ACGAAGGAACGATGGAAGTGAAATCCAGGGCCAGTTTAAAGGACCCATCTGTTAACATTCCTGTTAAATTTGATTTCAATAAGTTTCAGGAG GATATTTTTCAAGAATATGCTTTGATCGCCCGGTCCATGCCAAATGATATAATCACCCAAGATCCTACTCCTAAG TCGCTACACGCGGTCTTCTATGAGCTATCTCCCCAATTGTGGCCCATCTTAGAGAAGGACAGCGTCCGGTGCTTACTCAACTTTTTGGTGAGCAAGCGGGGTATGACATGGAAACATACCATCACCTCACAAACCTTAACTTACATGATCAGTTATGATGCCCTACGATGTGCAAAAGTTATATTGGAGGGCAAGGCACCAAGGCTCAATGGACACCATGCCAATCCCAACTGCATTAACCCATATGGATACTTCCCGCTCCATGAAGCTGCCGAAAGGTTTTCTGTTGACATGATCAAGTTACTCTTTCGTCATGGTGCATCAGCCAGTGTACGCACAGTCGGGGATAACATCATTGAGAACCTACTCCCACTCCATGTTGCGGTCGAAAATACTTGCCTGCATAAGTATTTGGAGGATAATTTATTTCCATACCAGAACCATTGGGATTATATCTACAAGATTATCCATCTGCTATGCATGCCTGAAATG AAAATCTTTTTGGATACGGTTAGACTGCTAGCAGAAAGAACAGATAATCTAGTTGATGAGATATGGAATTACGTGAAGGATGGAAAACTTGTCCAGTCTGCAGTTTTACTTCTGTCAGCTCAAGCGCAAATCCGTGGGGGCTGTTCCTCCAAACGCAACGGCAATAATAAGCGTGATGGGTTTGATATTATCATGTGCCATATAGTGAGACATTTGGTTACCCTAAGATCGGAGAACAAAAATACAAATACACGGAAGCTGCGTGAGGAAGAGAGAATATTTATGGAGTTTACGGGCCTGCTTGTTGATATTGTTTCGCAAGCTGGTGAAGCCCTTTCTGCATACATTCAGGCACATTCAAAG GCGCCCCACATGGAGGTTCTGGAGCGGGTTTCTTCTATCCTCAAGGAGTATGGGTTTTGCCCGACTGGAGAAATCGTTGATGTTAAGAACCT CTGCCCTTACAACTGCGTAATGTCTGATGAAGAGTTATACCACCAAG GGCTTATGAATTCAACCAAGGGTGGTGCAGCGGAAGAAGTACAT GCTGCGGAAAAGTATCTGCCTAAAGGATGGGATAACACATTCACAAGGAGAAAGTTCTTCCCATATTGGAGATCGGTGCTACAGGCCCGGGCTTTTCTGCGGGTGTATCCAGCCTATGCAACAGCAGATGCCAGTCGACCTACTGTGCCTACTCCAGTTCCAGGCCATAAGCTTCCCTCGCTGGGAAAAGCTCCACAACTGTTAAGCAATCGTCAATCCAGAAGACTTTTTGGTACCGACGCATCCGCAGCTAGGTCTGCACTTGGTTATGAAGAACTTCGTTGCCCTCGGGGAAGCTCAATGGACAGGACTCCAAGTCAAAATCACAACCTTTCACTGCTGGAAGAGTTACACAAGCAACAAATAATCATGGTCAATCTAGAAGACTCTTTGGTACTGCTGCGTCCATCCTCCTGA
- the LOC123128409 gene encoding uncharacterized protein isoform X1 — MTELDHDEGTMEVKSRASLKDPSVNIPVKFDFNKFQEDIFQEYALIARSMPNDIITQDPTPKSLHAVFYELSPQLWPILEKDSVRCLLNFLVSKRGMTWKHTITSQTLTYMISYDALRCAKVILEGKAPRLNGHHANPNCINPYGYFPLHEAAERFSVDMIKLLFRHGASASVRTVGDNIIENLLPLHVAVENTCLHKYLEDNLFPYQNHWDYIYKIIHLLCMPEMKIFLDTVRLLAERTDNLVDEIWNYVKDGKLVQSAVLLLSAQAQIRGGCSSKRNGNNKRDGFDIIMCHIVRHLVTLRSENKNTNTRKLREEERIFMEFTGLLVDIVSQAGEALSAYIQAHSKAPHMEVLERVSSILKEYGFCPTGEIVDVKNLCPYNCVMSDEELYHQGLMNSTKGGAAEEVHVLEHSIFTCSFGKCLAAEKYLPKGWDNTFTRRKFFPYWRSVLQARAFLRVYPAYATADASRPTVPTPVPGHKLPSLGKAPQLLSNRQSRRLFGTDASAARSALGYEELRCPRGSSMDRTPSQNHNLSLLEELHKQQIIMVNLEDSLVLLRPSS; from the exons ATGACGGAATTGGACCACG ACGAAGGAACGATGGAAGTGAAATCCAGGGCCAGTTTAAAGGACCCATCTGTTAACATTCCTGTTAAATTTGATTTCAATAAGTTTCAGGAG GATATTTTTCAAGAATATGCTTTGATCGCCCGGTCCATGCCAAATGATATAATCACCCAAGATCCTACTCCTAAG TCGCTACACGCGGTCTTCTATGAGCTATCTCCCCAATTGTGGCCCATCTTAGAGAAGGACAGCGTCCGGTGCTTACTCAACTTTTTGGTGAGCAAGCGGGGTATGACATGGAAACATACCATCACCTCACAAACCTTAACTTACATGATCAGTTATGATGCCCTACGATGTGCAAAAGTTATATTGGAGGGCAAGGCACCAAGGCTCAATGGACACCATGCCAATCCCAACTGCATTAACCCATATGGATACTTCCCGCTCCATGAAGCTGCCGAAAGGTTTTCTGTTGACATGATCAAGTTACTCTTTCGTCATGGTGCATCAGCCAGTGTACGCACAGTCGGGGATAACATCATTGAGAACCTACTCCCACTCCATGTTGCGGTCGAAAATACTTGCCTGCATAAGTATTTGGAGGATAATTTATTTCCATACCAGAACCATTGGGATTATATCTACAAGATTATCCATCTGCTATGCATGCCTGAAATG AAAATCTTTTTGGATACGGTTAGACTGCTAGCAGAAAGAACAGATAATCTAGTTGATGAGATATGGAATTACGTGAAGGATGGAAAACTTGTCCAGTCTGCAGTTTTACTTCTGTCAGCTCAAGCGCAAATCCGTGGGGGCTGTTCCTCCAAACGCAACGGCAATAATAAGCGTGATGGGTTTGATATTATCATGTGCCATATAGTGAGACATTTGGTTACCCTAAGATCGGAGAACAAAAATACAAATACACGGAAGCTGCGTGAGGAAGAGAGAATATTTATGGAGTTTACGGGCCTGCTTGTTGATATTGTTTCGCAAGCTGGTGAAGCCCTTTCTGCATACATTCAGGCACATTCAAAG GCGCCCCACATGGAGGTTCTGGAGCGGGTTTCTTCTATCCTCAAGGAGTATGGGTTTTGCCCGACTGGAGAAATCGTTGATGTTAAGAACCT CTGCCCTTACAACTGCGTAATGTCTGATGAAGAGTTATACCACCAAG GGCTTATGAATTCAACCAAGGGTGGTGCAGCGGAAGAAGTACATGTACTGGAGCATTCTATCTTCACTTGTTCTTTTGGCAAATGCCTT GCTGCGGAAAAGTATCTGCCTAAAGGATGGGATAACACATTCACAAGGAGAAAGTTCTTCCCATATTGGAGATCGGTGCTACAGGCCCGGGCTTTTCTGCGGGTGTATCCAGCCTATGCAACAGCAGATGCCAGTCGACCTACTGTGCCTACTCCAGTTCCAGGCCATAAGCTTCCCTCGCTGGGAAAAGCTCCACAACTGTTAAGCAATCGTCAATCCAGAAGACTTTTTGGTACCGACGCATCCGCAGCTAGGTCTGCACTTGGTTATGAAGAACTTCGTTGCCCTCGGGGAAGCTCAATGGACAGGACTCCAAGTCAAAATCACAACCTTTCACTGCTGGAAGAGTTACACAAGCAACAAATAATCATGGTCAATCTAGAAGACTCTTTGGTACTGCTGCGTCCATCCTCCTGA
- the LOC123128409 gene encoding uncharacterized protein isoform X3 — protein MPNDIITQDPTPKSLHAVFYELSPQLWPILEKDSVRCLLNFLVSKRGMTWKHTITSQTLTYMISYDALRCAKVILEGKAPRLNGHHANPNCINPYGYFPLHEAAERFSVDMIKLLFRHGASASVRTVGDNIIENLLPLHVAVENTCLHKYLEDNLFPYQNHWDYIYKIIHLLCMPEMKIFLDTVRLLAERTDNLVDEIWNYVKDGKLVQSAVLLLSAQAQIRGGCSSKRNGNNKRDGFDIIMCHIVRHLVTLRSENKNTNTRKLREEERIFMEFTGLLVDIVSQAGEALSAYIQAHSKAPHMEVLERVSSILKEYGFCPTGEIVDVKNLCPYNCVMSDEELYHQGLMNSTKGGAAEEVHVLEHSIFTCSFGKCLAAEKYLPKGWDNTFTRRKFFPYWRSVLQARAFLRVYPAYATADASRPTVPTPVPGHKLPSLGKAPQLLSNRQSRRLFGTDASAARSALGYEELRCPRGSSMDRTPSQNHNLSLLEELHKQQIIMVNLEDSLVLLRPSS, from the exons ATGCCAAATGATATAATCACCCAAGATCCTACTCCTAAG TCGCTACACGCGGTCTTCTATGAGCTATCTCCCCAATTGTGGCCCATCTTAGAGAAGGACAGCGTCCGGTGCTTACTCAACTTTTTGGTGAGCAAGCGGGGTATGACATGGAAACATACCATCACCTCACAAACCTTAACTTACATGATCAGTTATGATGCCCTACGATGTGCAAAAGTTATATTGGAGGGCAAGGCACCAAGGCTCAATGGACACCATGCCAATCCCAACTGCATTAACCCATATGGATACTTCCCGCTCCATGAAGCTGCCGAAAGGTTTTCTGTTGACATGATCAAGTTACTCTTTCGTCATGGTGCATCAGCCAGTGTACGCACAGTCGGGGATAACATCATTGAGAACCTACTCCCACTCCATGTTGCGGTCGAAAATACTTGCCTGCATAAGTATTTGGAGGATAATTTATTTCCATACCAGAACCATTGGGATTATATCTACAAGATTATCCATCTGCTATGCATGCCTGAAATG AAAATCTTTTTGGATACGGTTAGACTGCTAGCAGAAAGAACAGATAATCTAGTTGATGAGATATGGAATTACGTGAAGGATGGAAAACTTGTCCAGTCTGCAGTTTTACTTCTGTCAGCTCAAGCGCAAATCCGTGGGGGCTGTTCCTCCAAACGCAACGGCAATAATAAGCGTGATGGGTTTGATATTATCATGTGCCATATAGTGAGACATTTGGTTACCCTAAGATCGGAGAACAAAAATACAAATACACGGAAGCTGCGTGAGGAAGAGAGAATATTTATGGAGTTTACGGGCCTGCTTGTTGATATTGTTTCGCAAGCTGGTGAAGCCCTTTCTGCATACATTCAGGCACATTCAAAG GCGCCCCACATGGAGGTTCTGGAGCGGGTTTCTTCTATCCTCAAGGAGTATGGGTTTTGCCCGACTGGAGAAATCGTTGATGTTAAGAACCT CTGCCCTTACAACTGCGTAATGTCTGATGAAGAGTTATACCACCAAG GGCTTATGAATTCAACCAAGGGTGGTGCAGCGGAAGAAGTACATGTACTGGAGCATTCTATCTTCACTTGTTCTTTTGGCAAATGCCTT GCTGCGGAAAAGTATCTGCCTAAAGGATGGGATAACACATTCACAAGGAGAAAGTTCTTCCCATATTGGAGATCGGTGCTACAGGCCCGGGCTTTTCTGCGGGTGTATCCAGCCTATGCAACAGCAGATGCCAGTCGACCTACTGTGCCTACTCCAGTTCCAGGCCATAAGCTTCCCTCGCTGGGAAAAGCTCCACAACTGTTAAGCAATCGTCAATCCAGAAGACTTTTTGGTACCGACGCATCCGCAGCTAGGTCTGCACTTGGTTATGAAGAACTTCGTTGCCCTCGGGGAAGCTCAATGGACAGGACTCCAAGTCAAAATCACAACCTTTCACTGCTGGAAGAGTTACACAAGCAACAAATAATCATGGTCAATCTAGAAGACTCTTTGGTACTGCTGCGTCCATCCTCCTGA